Proteins encoded together in one Onychomys torridus chromosome 1, mOncTor1.1, whole genome shotgun sequence window:
- the LOC118581526 gene encoding olfactory receptor 287 produces MSPKYSMAWGAGQNLSTPGPFILLGFPGPRSLRIGLFLLFLVMYLLTVAGNLAIISLVGAHRGLQTPMYFFLCNLSFLEIWFTTACVPKTLATFVPLGGAVSLAGCATQMYFVFSLGCTEYFLLAVMAYDRYLAICLPLRYGGIMTPGLATRLALGSWLCGFSAITVPAVLIARLSFCGSRVINHFFCDIAPWIVLSCTDTQVVELVSFGIAFCVILGSCGITLVSYAYIITTIIKIPSAQGRHRAFSTCSSHLTVVLIWYGSTIFLHVRTSVESSLDLTKAITVLNTIVTPVLNPFIYTLRNKDVKEALRRTVQGK; encoded by the coding sequence ATGTCCCCCAAATATTCAATGGCTTGGGGTGCTGGCCAAAACCTGTCCACACCTGGACCTTTCATCTTGCTGGGCTTCCCTGGGCCACGGAGCCTGCGCATTGGGCTTTTCCTACTTTTCCTGGTCATGTATCTGCTCACAGTAGCTGGAAACCTAGCCATCATCTCTCTGGTAGGAGCACACAGAGGCCTGCAgacacccatgtacttcttcctctgcAACCTCTCCTTCCTGGAGATCTGGTTCACCACAGCCTGTGTGCCCAAGACCCTGGCCACTTTTGTTCCCCTGGGTGGAGCTGTCTCCTTGGCTGGCTGCGCCACACAGATGTACTTCGTCTTTTCTCTGGGTTGTACCGAGTACTTCTTGCTGGCTGTGATGGCTTATGACCGCTACCTGGCCATCTGCCTTCCACTACGCTATGGTGGCATCATGACACCTGGGCTGGCAACACGGTTGGCTCTGGGATCCTGGCTGTGTGGCTTTTCTGCAATCACAGTGCCAGCTGTCCTCATTGCCCGCCTCTCCTTCTGTGGCTCACGTGTCATCAACCATTTCTTCTGTGACATTGCACCCTGGATAGTGCTGTCCTGCACTGACACACAGGTGGTGGAGCTGGTGTCCTTTGGTATTGCCTTCTGTGTCATTCTGGGCTCATGTGGTATCACTCTGGTTTCTTACGCCTacatcatcactaccatcatcaaGATTCCCTCTGCTCAGGGCCGGCACCGTGCCTTCTCAACCTGCTCATCCCACCTCACAGTGGTGCTTATTTGGTATGGCTCCACCATATTCTTGCATGTGAGGACCTCGGTAGAGAGCTCCTTGGACCTCACCAAGGCTATCACAGTGCTCAACACCATTGTTACACCAGTGTTGAACCCTTTCATATATACCCTGAGGAACAAGGATGTGAAGGAGGCTCTGCGCAGAACAGTGCAGGGAAAGTGA